One window of Colias croceus chromosome 6, ilColCroc2.1 genomic DNA carries:
- the LOC123692457 gene encoding probable rRNA-processing protein EBP2 homolog, which produces MTTSDFVLNDSESDVDSDEELQEAFAKGLLKPGLNEEIEKIEKRYVNNVADLKAKLKEFELKLPWVETLDLVTAVAPLAPDVALQLQQTAQRRKNVQENSKGKQVYDPAQDPVLNEFKRENLIHRQAQAAVVDGIKRLKELNIPTKRPDDFFAEMAKTDEHMQKVRKNLMAKQAAQARVEKVRQLRDQKKIAKRVQIDTKLKQAADKRQMLEQLKRVRKGKSSDLGFLDDNKGNKQNEGKKVNKRRAMKDKKFGFGGKKKGSKLNTRESSNQMEGFNSSAKKKPFDYKSKSFKPNNKKKNQRPGKSKRKGGKR; this is translated from the exons atgACGACGAgtgattttgtattaaatgaCAGTGAAAGTGATGTAGATTCTGATGAAGAG TTGCAAGAAGCTTTTGCAAAAGGACTGCTTAAACCTGGGCTAAATGAAGAAATAGAGAAAATTGAAAAACGCTACGTGAACAATGTAGCAGATTTAAAAGCGAAATTAAAAGAATTTGAACTAAAATTACCATGGGTTGAAACTTTAGATTTGGTGACTGCAGTTGCTCCTTTGGCACCAGATGTGGCCTTGCAATTACAACAAACTGCACAACGTAGaaa gaaTGTACAGGAAAATAGCAAAGGAAAGCAGGTATATGATCCCGCACAAGATCCAGTATTGAATGAGTTTAAAAGGGAGAATCTAATCCACCGGCAGGCACAGGCAGCTGTTGTTGATGGGATCAAACGCTTGAAGGAGCTCAATATTCCAACTAAAAG gcCAGATGATTTCTTTGCTGAGATGGCCAAAACAGATGAGCACATGCAGAAAGTTAGAAAGAATTTGATGGCGAAGCAAGCTGCGCAAGCAAGGGTGGAGAAAGTCAGACAGTTGAGGGATCAGAAGAAGATTGCTAAGCGTGTGCAG attgacacaaaattgaaaCAAGCTGCTGACAAAAGGCAAATGTTAGAACAGTTAAAACGAGTCAGGAAAGGTAAATCAAGTGATTTAGGATTTTTGGACGATAACAAAGGTAATAAACAAAACGAAGGCAAGAAAGTAAACAAAAGGCGCGCAATGAAAGATAAGAAATTCGGTTTTGGCGGGAAAAAGAAAGGCTCGAAATTGAATACCAGAGAATCTTCAAATCAAATGGAAGGTTTTAACAGCTCTGCTAAGAAAAAACCTTTTGATTACAAGTCAAAGTCCTTTAAAcctaataataagaaaaagaatCAGAGGCCTGGTAAATCTAAGAGGAAAGGTGGTAAAAGATGA
- the LOC123692800 gene encoding signal recognition particle subunit SRP72: MSANKETNLVQAYVELNKFCQSSDYERALKAANKILQIAPTEQKAFHCKIICFIQLHNFKDAVSALSNPKNASLASDLHFEKAYAQYRLNCPKEALQTVDSAPELTPALKELRAQILYRLEQYQDCYNLYRDIVKNTTDDYEDERKANMSAVVANLGAINPNADLPQFEETTYELSYNAGTTLAMRGKYSEALPVLKRAEQSCSESVIDDGGTEEEAKEEAAIIRVQQAYCLQQVGKEKEAANLYHNVLKDKPSDQALVAIASNNLVVINRDTNVFDSRKRMKAATQDGLEHKLNSRQRASIVYNQAILAIFSNQPDFCKQCCVKLNREFNADKRAVLVEASSLVKDGKSTQAVNLLLKVGGTLTLAAAQVLLAQGDRKAAVKLLEESEFKYRPAVIGVLCTLLTADNEYEKASKLFTEVYEHYKNDEEKLKSLRAVWRAAGEAHSRAGDTAAAARAHAALVHAAPGDKRTLARLVKAMLHEPEEAKKLATKLPPINQLEGKIDIDALESSKWMMGAKVVKKTVQSKQEQSPGTPGSELGQKKKTKRKRKTKLPPTADISKGPDPERWLPKYERTAYRKRRGIRRDVIKGSQGMTTAAVDQYDMSKQTPSAAATTAKSPRIEPKSSDSAWQRKQQQKKKGKGRKW, encoded by the exons ATGTCAGCCAACAAGGAAACTAACCTTGTCCAAGCTTatgttgaattaaataaattttgtcaaAGCAGTGACTATGAAAGAGCCTTAAAAGCTGCTAATAAAA TTCTACAGATAGCACCAACAGAACAGAAGGCTTTCCACTGCAAAATAATATGCTTCATCCAACTACACAACTTTAAAGATGCTGTGTCAGCTCTAAGCAATCCTAAAAATGCGTCATTGGCGAGCGATTTACATTTTGAGAAGGCATATGCTCAATATAGACTTAACTGTCCTAAAGAAGCCTTACAGACTGTTGATAGTGCTCCAGAGCTAACACCAGCTTTGAAAGAATTgag GGCTCAAATATTATATCGCCTCGAGCAATATCAAGATTGCTACAACCTCTACCGTGATATTGTGAAGAACACCACTGATGACTATGAAGATGAGAGGAAGGCTAACATGTCAGCGGTGGTCGCAAACTTGGGGGCAATTAACCCA AATGCTGACCTACCCCAATTTGAAGAGACAACATATGAACTGTCATACAACGCAGGCACGACACTCGCTATGCGTGGAAAGTATTCTGAAGCCCTACCCGTATTGAAGAGAGCTGAACAATCTTGCTCCGAGAGTGTGATAGATGATGGTGGTACTGAGGAGGAGGCAAAAGAAGAAGCTGCTATTATCAG agtGCAACAAGCATACTGCCTGCAACAGGTTGGCAAGGAGAAGGAGGCAGCCAATCTATATCATAATGTTTTGAAGGACAAACCTAGTGACCAGGCTTTGGTTGCTATAGCCAGCAACAATTTGGTTGTCATCAATAG GGACACAAATGTGTTTGATTCGCGCAAACGTATGAAGGCGGCAACTCAAGACGGCTTGGAACATAAACTCAACTCGAGACAGAGAGCTAGCATTGTTTACAACCAGGCTATACTAGCTATATTCTCTAATCAG CCGGACTTCTGCAAGCAATGCTGCGTGAAACTGAACCGTGAGTTCAACGCGGACAAACGTGCCGTCCTTGTCGAAGCCTCCTCGCTAGTAAAGGACGGCAAGAGTACTCAGGCTGTGAACCTGTTGCTTAAAGTTGGGGGTACGCTGACTTTGGCCGCTGCTCAAGTTTTGTTGGCGCAG GGCGATCGCAAAGCAGCAGTGAAACTTCTAGAAGAAAGCGAATTCAAGTACCGTCCAGCTGTCATTGGAGTACTCTGTACTTTGCTCACTGCGGACAATGAGTATGAGAAAGCATCCAAACTATTCACAGAGGTGTATGAACATTATAAGAATGATGAAGAG AAGCTCAAGTCCCTCCGTGCGGTGTGGCGCGCGGCGGGCGAGGCGCACAGTCGCGCGGGGGACACCGCGGCGGCCGCACGTGCGCACGCGGCGCTCGTGCACGCGGCGCCGGGTGATAAGCGCACGCTTGCGAGACTCGTCAAGGCGATGCTGCACGAACCAGAGGAGGCGAAGAAGCTCGCTACTAAACTGCCCCCTATTAATCAGCTAGAG GGTAAAATCGATATAGATGCATTGGAATCGTCCAAATGGATGATGGGCGCTAAGGTCGTGAAGAAAACCGTACAGAGCAAACAGGAGCAATCGCCTGg TACGCCTGGTTCCGAACTTGGGCAAAAGAAGAAAACTAAAAGGAAGCGCAAGACAAAGCTGCCGCCCACCGCCGATATCTCTAAAGGTCCGGATCCAGAAAG ATGGCTGCCAAAATACGAGCGCACGGCGTACCGCAAGCGCCGTGGTATCCGTCGTGACGTCATCAAGGGCAGCCAGGGGATGACAACCGCTGCCGTTGATCAATA CGACATGAGCAAACAAACGCCAAGCGCGGCCGCTACCACAGCCAAGAGTCCTCGCATAGAACCAAAGTCGAGTGACAGCGCGTGGCAAAGGAAACAACAGCAGAAGAAGAAGGGCAAAGGCCGAAAGTggtag